The sequence AAAAGGttggagtgacttcggtggaggataagatgcgagaagtgtGATTGAGATGTTTCGGTtacgtgatgagaaggggcacggatgccccggttcgtaggagTAAGAGGCCAGcgttggatggtttcaggcggggtaggggtaggccgaaaaAAATACTTGAGAggggtgattaggcgggacatagagcagttagagctcactgaggacatgaccctagataggaagatctggaggacgcgaattaggatagaaggctagcgCCAACTTGGGTCGTTGGGGTAGGGCATTACTTAGTcaggtattattcttgttatgtcaccttgttgcatgctttattacgaatgtgttgactattctttgtttattatttctTGTGGATGGCGTATTTATGTCTTGTCATCTTGTTACATGCTTTATTACGGATTTGATTATTactccttgtcttgagccgggggtctatcgaaaacaacctttctacttctccgaagatagtggtatggactgcgtacatcttatcccAAAACCtcactatgtaggaatacactggatttgttgttgttgttgttagctaatttataatactccccttgtttaattttttgtgacattgatagttaattatattttaaaaataatttaagttttaaattattatgatttataacaatttttttctatttcaatttaagcgacactgatataattttgatagcAATCAAATAccacgattgaagcagcaaagtaggcatgtcttaaatgactcataacaactaattaaaagtgatgtTATAAAATTACTTATGAAAAAAGGCTAAGtagacctcatataagatgtcaaactaattcaaaatattattgaggtaatttattattttatatttttttttattaaatattattaattttttaatatttaaatgacctctaataattaattaggggtgatatagtaaaattacgattgaagtagacttgttataaatatctattttattttttattaaatattattaattttttttaatatttaaatattatataataattaattagaaatgatctAAGAAAATTATGAAGCAAGCAGACAAGTGACAAGCTAACATGATAACAGAGTGGAGTGTGCTTGATAAGCTCCGCTCCCACGAATATATTTCGCCATACTTTAAAATAGATAATTGATGTGCTTCATAAATACACATCAAATTATATAGTTATATTTCATAATCAGGATGTAACTAATGTATGATAAAAAAAAgtctgaaaaaaggaaaaaaagaaaaagaaaaaagagcgTTTTTTGAAAGAGAATAGGGGGAAGGGAACCCTCTCTTTGGCCCTTGCCGTTATAATACATAAATCCATAAAGCCGCCATCGCTTCTTATTTCATACCTAACAAAGTTTCCGCCATCTCTCCTACCATTCTTCCCTTCGTTCTCTTCTTTATCATCATATAAAGCAATTTGTTCAGCTGATACTTTTATCAAATCCACTTTTATTTGGTAAGTTAATTAATTGTTATATGTATAATGGCGGGTAcagtttgtttgttttattagagtttttttttgcattttctgcTGTTGTTATTTAGTGTTGTCTTTTCGCTCGTAGGACTGAAGAGGTGGAGTAGAGATGAAGTATGTTTTGGTAACTGGTGGAGTTGTTAGTGGGCTTGGCAAAGGAGTTACTGCTAGTAGTATTGGTCTCATCCTCAAGGCTTGTGGTCTTCGTGTTACTTCCATTAAGATTGGTTCGTACCTGCTCTTTCTATGTATACGTTGATTCCTATGTATACTGCCGGTTGGTATTTTGTAGAGTGGGAGAGATAGTTATAGAAGAATatgatgtgttttttttttttgtaagatgGAAAATGTTTATTGTTACAAGAATTTGAGTAGTTTTATTGCTCAATTGCAGAAGGAAAAAAGaattttgtttcttgtttatGTGAAAGGGAAGTGGGATTTTGCTTTTGCCCTCAGTGTACGAGCTAAGAAACATAAATAagcattattttcttttttgtaagtTGGTTAGATTTTCAGCATTTTCTTTTTTGTAAGTTGGTTAGATTTTCAGCATTTTCTTCATGAAAAACCATATACTACCCCACCCCCaattgtattgattattttgttaaCATAATGGTGGTACAAGTGTGCATTTCTTGTTGAACCATTACTTCTTAccagttatgaaatacttttttttgtttctttttttttgttatttataatttttgacaagaatatttcccttttttgttcGTTGCTATGAAGTTATATTAACTGCCAGACTATGTATCTATCCTCCTTTTTCACCCGATTGCTCTTGGTCAGATCCTTACTTGAACACTGATGCTGGAACAATGTCACCATTCGAGCATGGAGAAGTATTTGTCTTGGATGATGGTGGAGAGGTTAGCCAAGATTCTTTCGTATTAGCAATTCTTTAATGCTTGTTTGCATGctgaaaaagatttttatttcatCTTCCCTATAGATGTCTGTAGAGGTGACATGAGATGGTTAGAAACGGAACAAGTTCTTATAACTTTAAACATATTTATGTGATTTCTTGCGGTGTGGAATTTCTAGACGTAACCCAAACATGTTAATTTTCTAATGGCGGGTCAATACTCTGATAATGTTACCCTTAGATATTGTTTTTCATTGAGGGGCAAAACTTCCAGAGTTCACAAATTTGGTGGGAGGTTGCTCTGTTTAATTATTGTTGTATCACTTCTATATATAGGGACAAACAGCATTATCGATTAGCAGGCAGGAAGGATAAAGTGGAAGTTTTTGTGTTGATACCAATAGGATCATggctttattttctttgattttgttagGTGGACCTGGATCTTGGTAACTACGAGCGTTTTCTAGATATTAAGTTGACACGTGACAACAATATAACTACTGGAAAAATTTACCAGGTATGTTgtcaaaaatctgaaatttttcCCTATGAAATTATCTGTTCTTGCAATGAAATCCATGAATGGGAAATGTTAAGCGTGAGAATCTGCTTCAATTTTTGTTTTCAGTCCGTTCTTGATAAGGAGAGGAAAGGAGATTATTTAGGGAAGACTGTTCAGGTTTGTCGCTCGTCCAGAATCCAGAGTACATTTTCATCTACCTTTAGTTACACTCTTACTAACTGCCACTTGTTTAGGTTGTCCCTCACATTACAGATGCCATTCAAGAGTGGATTGAACGTGTGGCTGTTATACCAGTGGATGGAGAGGATAGTCCAGCTGACGTTTGTGTCATAGAACTGGGTGGAACTATCGGTATGCTTAATGTGATGTTTGACAGGGGACACAATAAGTTGTTTGTGGATCTGCTTTCTCTAAGTAACTGACCTTGGTGCAGGAGATATTGAATCTATGCCATTTATTGAAGCTTTAGGACAATTCTCATATCGTGTAGGTAAGGTTGCCAGACCAAGTTTAAATTCTTGACATCACGCATAATTAATTTTGTGCCTTATGAAAAGGAAATGCAACTGTTAGCTCACTACTTTAATGCAACCAACGTCTTTCTATTTTTTACTTCTTAGGTGCTGGAAATTTTTGCTTGATACATGTCAGCCTTGTGCCGGTCTTAAATGTAGTTGGTGAGCAGGTAGCTTTTAATCaaagtatatttatattaatctTTCCTACTAAGCAACTAGTAATTTGAGTACTTAAGCTCTTTTTTGTATTCAGAAAACAAAGCCAACTCAACACAGCGTTAGGGGTTTGAGAAGCCTGGGACTGGCTCCAAATATTTTAGCCTGCCGGAGCACAATGgtcctttctctctctctctctctctctctctctctctctctctctctctcttatatctatctatatatatatactagttgcTCAAATGTCTGTGTGTCTGCTGTTGTTTTTTTGTGTGTCTTTTCATCATCTTTCTATCTATGTGTATGTTTAGGTTTATCTTTATACCATTATCAAAGCATATATATGTTTCGTTTTGTCAAGTTCATCTTTTGAAGTTCGTTTTTTCTCATTCAGGGACTCGACGATAATGTGAAGGAGAAACTCTCCCGTTTTTGCCATGTTCCGgtaattgtttttcttttttttacaatCTGTATCTGTAGTCTTTACACTCCTAAATTTAATATTTGGCCACCAAATTCCATGGTTCTGAAGTTCTGTGTACCTTGGTTTCCAGATTGATAACATCATCAGTCTTCACGATGTCTTGAACATTTGGCGCGTTCCTTTGATTTTAAGAGTGAGCAGCGGTCGTactttattttgatgtatttgcataaattcactgagttttaagaaaaattacttttctttGTTGGATCAGGATCAGAAAGCCCATGAATCAATTCTGAGGGTCCTGAACCTTAAAGGGTTAGCCTGATGAACTCCAGTCCAAATGTCTTTCTTTTCTGTTATGTACATTGATGGCAAGTTTTATGTATAAATCATTTTGTGACATTTGTGTATGGTAAAATATTTGGTTTTGTCATTCATAGAGTTGCTCGGGAGCCCGTCTTTGGAGAATGGACATCTCGGACTGAACTTTGCGACAGACTACATGAGCCAGTAGGTCCTAGGGCATgtaattaattttcttttccttttggagTTTAGCTTTCTTATTTCCTAAAACCTTCCATAATTTGCCATCCATACAGGTTAGAGTTGCCATGGTGGGGAAGTACACAGGACTTTCAGATTCGTATCTTTCTGTACTGAAGGTGATATCTCATCTATACTTTTCTCAAGTCAAATATAGAGATCAACTGGCTTTTTTTAACCTGCACTTATCTACTCATGTGATAGTTGTTGGGCTTATGTGGTTAGCCCCTCAAACGCTTTCCAGCAAAGAATAATCAACACATATCCTTTGCTAATGCCTTCTCATTTTGTTCGTGTTACTCCTTTTAGGCGATTGCTGTAGtcatagatttattttaaattcatattttttcgCTTCTAGCGTTAATAACCAtctgttttatatattatttgtcCTTTCAGGCCCTTTTGCATTCCTCTGTAGCTTGCCGCAGGAAACTCTTTGTAGATTGGGTTCCAGCCAGTGACCTCGAAGACGAAACTGCCATAGAGGTATTTTATGTCCATATTTGTTTTGctgctttatattttttatatcgaAAGCTGACTGTTATTTCCAATTGCAGAATCCTGAAAATTATAGAACTGCGTGGAATTTGCTGAAGGTTCGTATGGTCTAATTTCTCAACATTATATGATAGTCAAACTAACTCTTTAGCACCCCTACTTAATCTTCTGTGTATGCTTGTGACTTTTTCTGACAAAGTTATCTGTTAATAGGGGGCGGATGCTATACTAGTTCCTGGAGGATTTGGCGATAGAGGTGTGGAGGGTAAAATACTTGCTGCCAAATATGCCCGTGAAAACAGGATTCCTTTCCTTGGCATATGTCTAGGCATGCAAATTGCTGTTATCGATTATGCTAGATCCATTCTTGGGTTGCAACATGCGAACAGTACAGAGTTTGATCCCAACACTCAGAATCCTTGTGTAATTTTTATGCCAGAGGTTAAATTCTGATACTTCCACTTCATCATGAGTTTGCCTCATGATTTTCCTGTGTTTTAGGTCTCATTTTTGTAGCAGCTGTATTAATCTGTTATACCATGTTCACAGGGTTCAAAAACACATATGGGCGGTACCATGCGTCTTGGTTCAAGAAGAACATATTTTCAAGTCAAAGATTCTAAATCTGCAAAGCTGTAAGTACATCCTTTCCTCCAACCACACTTCATTGGCTATATCTTGATCTGAAGCCATTCTGATggatttctatttatattattgagTTGCTAAACTATATGTTGTCTCAGATATGGCAACCGGAGCTTTGTAGATGAGAGGCACCGTCATAGATATGAGGTTCaacacttatttttttcattaagttTGGAACTACGGTGTAACTGTCGTACTCTTTGGTGGACCATAAGATGTGATATCTTTAGTAGACACGCATGTTAAAAGCTTGTCTTGTATCATGTAGGTGAATCCTGATATGGTGCAGCAATTTGAAGATGCTGGCCTTTCTTTCACTGGCAAAGATAAAAGTGGTCGCCGCATGGAGGTGAACCTTTGTATAATTGAACTATGAAGTCATGATAGATAGTTGCATATTATTGGTTTAATTTTCTATTTCCTCTACAGATTGTTGAGCTGCCTAACCATCCTTACTTTATCGGCGTTCAATTTCATCCTGAATTTAAATCACGTCCAGGAAACCCATCTGCTGTGTTCTTAGGTACTTGTCCCTACGTTATACTTCATTCATAGCCAGCTGAACAACTCATGCTTGCATGTGGACTTGCATTTTCAGATATGTGTGGCTGGCTTCTAGC comes from Capsicum annuum cultivar UCD-10X-F1 chromosome 2, UCD10Xv1.1, whole genome shotgun sequence and encodes:
- the LOC107859741 gene encoding CTP synthase isoform X2, with translation MKYVLVTGGVVSGLGKGVTASSIGLILKACGLRVTSIKIDPYLNTDAGTMSPFEHGEVFVLDDGGEVDLDLGNYERFLDIKLTRDNNITTGKIYQSVLDKERKGDYLGKTVQVVPHITDAIQEWIERVAVIPVDGEDSPADVCVIELGGTIDIESMPFIEALGQFSYRVGAGNFCLIHVSLVPVLNVVGEQKTKPTQHSVRGLRSLGLAPNILACRSTMGLDDNVKEKLSRFCHVPIDNIISLHDVLNIWRVPLILRDQKAHESILRVLNLKGVAREPVFGEWTSRTELCDRLHEPVRVAMVGKYTGLSDSYLSVLKALLHSSVACRRKLFVDWVPASDLEDETAIENPENYRTAWNLLKGADAILVPGGFGDRGVEGKILAAKYARENRIPFLGICLGMQIAVIDYARSILGLQHANSTEFDPNTQNPCVIFMPEGSKTHMGGTMRLGSRRTYFQVKDSKSAKLYGNRSFVDERHRHRYEVNPDMVQQFEDAGLSFTGKDKSGRRMEIVELPNHPYFIGVQFHPEFKSRPGNPSAVFLGLIAAACGQLESLLKKGGVAMNRGFSNGTSGEKLHRNGNATNLSNGSLDGIYSNGNGIHV
- the LOC107859741 gene encoding CTP synthase isoform X1, whose protein sequence is MKYVLVTGGVVSGLGKGVTASSIGLILKACGLRVTSIKIDPYLNTDAGTMSPFEHGEVFVLDDGGEVDLDLGNYERFLDIKLTRDNNITTGKIYQSVLDKERKGDYLGKTVQVVPHITDAIQEWIERVAVIPVDGEDSPADVCVIELGGTIGDIESMPFIEALGQFSYRVGAGNFCLIHVSLVPVLNVVGEQKTKPTQHSVRGLRSLGLAPNILACRSTMGLDDNVKEKLSRFCHVPIDNIISLHDVLNIWRVPLILRDQKAHESILRVLNLKGVAREPVFGEWTSRTELCDRLHEPVRVAMVGKYTGLSDSYLSVLKALLHSSVACRRKLFVDWVPASDLEDETAIENPENYRTAWNLLKGADAILVPGGFGDRGVEGKILAAKYARENRIPFLGICLGMQIAVIDYARSILGLQHANSTEFDPNTQNPCVIFMPEGSKTHMGGTMRLGSRRTYFQVKDSKSAKLYGNRSFVDERHRHRYEVNPDMVQQFEDAGLSFTGKDKSGRRMEIVELPNHPYFIGVQFHPEFKSRPGNPSAVFLGLIAAACGQLESLLKKGGVAMNRGFSNGTSGEKLHRNGNATNLSNGSLDGIYSNGNGIHV